In one window of Pseudomonas benzenivorans DNA:
- a CDS encoding DUF2804 domain-containing protein, which yields MNSFTPPHLQAPIELCDQHGRLNPQAIGWSPRPLVDCTLPGHFGRRKRWNHWCITTPHWMLSLTQADLDYLGYGAAYFLDLESGEAVAHSRLRLLARGCRLPAQAQQSHEFNHPRLQLRVAEHAGRVRLTVAATPLGGKPLQVALEVQRPPHLDSVNLVAPLASHGFHATCRELGLPVSGSVQLGNRHYSCSAGQSFAALDFGRGVWPLHSHWTRAAFAAPGGIAGNFGAGWTDHSGLSENALWFGGELQHLSSPVHIEQSPHSALAPWSLNTADGRVKLTFKPRQQHRACPRVGPIYADTRQWFGHFDGILRGPSGERVPVAGALGWLGATRARW from the coding sequence ATGAACAGCTTCACCCCCCCTCACCTCCAAGCGCCGATCGAGCTATGCGACCAGCATGGACGGCTGAACCCGCAGGCCATCGGCTGGTCGCCCCGCCCACTGGTGGACTGCACCCTGCCCGGCCATTTCGGGCGGCGCAAGCGCTGGAACCATTGGTGCATCACCACACCGCACTGGATGCTCTCGCTGACCCAGGCCGACCTCGACTACCTGGGCTATGGCGCCGCCTACTTCCTCGACCTGGAGAGCGGCGAGGCCGTCGCCCACAGCCGCCTGCGCCTGCTGGCACGCGGCTGCCGGCTTCCGGCGCAGGCCCAGCAGAGTCATGAGTTCAACCATCCGCGTCTGCAGTTGCGGGTCGCCGAGCATGCCGGTCGCGTGCGCCTCACCGTGGCCGCCACGCCACTCGGCGGTAAACCGCTGCAGGTTGCCCTGGAGGTCCAGCGCCCGCCTCATCTCGACTCGGTCAACCTGGTCGCCCCCCTGGCCTCGCACGGCTTTCACGCCACCTGCCGTGAACTCGGCCTGCCCGTCAGCGGCAGCGTGCAGCTGGGTAACCGGCACTACAGCTGCAGCGCCGGGCAGAGCTTCGCCGCCCTGGACTTCGGCCGCGGCGTCTGGCCGCTGCACAGCCACTGGACCCGTGCCGCCTTCGCCGCACCGGGCGGCATCGCCGGCAACTTCGGCGCCGGCTGGACCGACCACAGCGGCCTCTCGGAGAACGCCCTATGGTTCGGCGGCGAGCTGCAGCACCTGAGCAGTCCCGTGCATATCGAGCAGAGCCCCCATAGCGCCCTGGCCCCCTGGAGCCTGAACACTGCCGACGGGCGGGTCAAACTGACCTTCAAACCGCGCCAGCAGCACAGGGCCTGCCCTCGCGTGGGGCCGATCTATGCCGACACCCGGCAGTGGTTCGGCCACTTCGACGGCATTCTGCGCGGTCCCTCGGGCGAGCGCGTGCCGGTGGCCGGGGCGCTGGGCTGGCTCGGCGCAACCCGGGCGCGCTGGTAA
- a CDS encoding DUF2059 domain-containing protein yields MSRFTAFCATVLLTCGSTQAYADAASHAADAERFLLLARADRLTVPVYGQVQQMFTQRFAESQAPASKQALLERYQAKANAALDSAVGWPVLKPELVELYTRNFDEQEMQELLAFYRSPLGQKVLDKMPMLTAQSARLTQNKLEAAVPRVNKLLAEMTAELDAKKP; encoded by the coding sequence ATGTCTCGTTTTACCGCTTTCTGCGCCACGGTCCTTTTGACCTGTGGCAGCACCCAGGCATACGCCGATGCCGCCAGCCACGCCGCCGATGCCGAGCGTTTTCTGCTGCTGGCACGGGCCGACAGGCTGACCGTGCCGGTCTACGGCCAGGTCCAGCAGATGTTCACCCAACGCTTCGCCGAGAGCCAGGCGCCGGCGAGCAAGCAGGCACTGCTGGAGCGCTACCAGGCCAAGGCCAATGCGGCCCTGGACAGCGCGGTGGGCTGGCCGGTGCTCAAGCCGGAGCTGGTCGAGCTCTATACCCGCAATTTCGACGAGCAGGAGATGCAGGAGTTGCTGGCTTTCTATCGCTCGCCACTGGGGCAGAAGGTGCTGGACAAGATGCCCATGCTGACCGCGCAGTCGGCGCGCCTGACCCAGAACAAGCTGGAGGCAGCGGTACCGCGGGTGAACAAACTGCTGGCGGAAATGACCGCCGAACTGGACGCGAAAAAACCCTAG
- a CDS encoding BolA family protein codes for MSKLEQLQAAFAALQPQHLEVLDESHMHSRGLETHYKAVIVSPQFAGLNAVKRHQKVYASLGELMGQLHALALHTYTPEEWAQQGVAPDSPTCRGGSKHDH; via the coding sequence ATGTCGAAACTGGAACAACTGCAGGCGGCCTTCGCCGCGCTGCAGCCGCAGCACCTCGAGGTGCTGGACGAGAGTCATATGCACAGCCGCGGGCTGGAGACCCACTACAAGGCGGTCATCGTCAGCCCGCAGTTCGCCGGTCTGAACGCGGTCAAGCGGCATCAGAAGGTCTACGCCAGCCTCGGCGAGCTGATGGGCCAGCTGCATGCCCTGGCCCTGCACACCTACACGCCCGAGGAGTGGGCGCAGCAGGGTGTCGCGCCGGACTCGCCGACCTGTCGCGGCGGCAGCAAGCACGACCATTGA